From a single Nitrogeniibacter mangrovi genomic region:
- a CDS encoding outer membrane protein assembly factor BamE — protein MPDFLARALIAAAVLLTVAGCGVTEKLRPYRLDIRQGNFVTQDMISQLKKGMSREQVRFALGTPLLTDVFHADRWDYVYRFKPGYGETEQRIVTLYFENDKLARVAGDVTAANPDATAEAPKSRIRELDLSASAASPDGADADKPAKTEQ, from the coding sequence ATGCCTGATTTTCTTGCCCGTGCGTTGATTGCCGCTGCCGTCTTACTGACCGTTGCCGGATGTGGCGTCACCGAAAAGCTTCGCCCCTATCGGCTCGACATCCGCCAGGGCAACTTCGTCACCCAGGACATGATTTCCCAGCTCAAGAAAGGCATGAGTCGCGAGCAGGTCCGCTTCGCGCTGGGCACGCCGCTGCTGACCGATGTATTCCATGCCGACCGCTGGGATTACGTCTACCGCTTCAAACCCGGTTATGGCGAGACGGAGCAGCGCATCGTCACCTTGTACTTCGAGAACGACAAGCTCGCGCGGGTGGCCGGGGACGTGACCGCCGCCAACCCGGATGCGACCGCCGAGGCGCCCAAGAGCCGGATTCGCGAACTCGATCTGAGTGCCAGCGCCGCGTCGCCGGATGGGGCCGACGCAGACAAACCGGCCAAGACGGAGCAGTAA
- a CDS encoding TMEM165/GDT1 family protein, with product MLEAFLTSTALVAVAEIGDKTQLLSFMLAAQLRRPWPILWGILVATVLNHALAAAAGRWLAGWIPAHWLQWGLAATFIAFGLWALRPDTLDETTTTPPAHHRWRIFLIALVAFFVAEIGDKTQFATVALGARFDALAWVTAGTTLGMMIANVPAVLIGERLAERLPGELMRRIAAAGFILTGILTLLA from the coding sequence TTGCTCGAAGCGTTTCTCACGTCCACCGCCCTGGTCGCGGTGGCCGAAATCGGTGACAAGACCCAGCTGCTGTCGTTCATGCTCGCCGCCCAGTTGCGGCGACCGTGGCCGATCCTCTGGGGCATTCTCGTCGCCACCGTGCTCAATCACGCCCTCGCGGCGGCGGCCGGGCGCTGGCTGGCCGGATGGATTCCCGCGCACTGGCTGCAGTGGGGACTGGCGGCGACCTTCATCGCGTTCGGCCTCTGGGCACTGCGCCCCGACACGCTGGACGAAACAACGACCACGCCCCCGGCCCACCATCGCTGGCGGATCTTCCTGATCGCGCTGGTGGCCTTCTTCGTGGCCGAGATCGGCGACAAGACCCAGTTCGCCACCGTCGCCCTCGGCGCCCGCTTCGATGCCCTTGCCTGGGTCACCGCGGGCACGACGCTGGGCATGATGATCGCCAACGTGCCGGCGGTGCTCATCGGCGAGCGCCTGGCCGAACGCCTGCCGGGTGAGCTCATGCGCCGGATCGCCGCCGCCGGCTTCATCCTCACCGGCATCCTCACGCTGCTGGCCTGA
- the recN gene encoding DNA repair protein RecN has protein sequence MLRRLSIRDFVIVDSLELDFAAGFGALTGETGAGKSILLDALGLVMGDRAESGVVRAAQSRAEIVAEFDVPDAPPLKAWLDEQMIDAEEGLLLRRVVDSAGRSRAWINGTSATLTQLREVGEWLADIHGQHAHHALLRGDAQRELIDRYAGLETLARDVARAWRHWQDARQALAQAAADAEGVQRERELLGWQVKELDELGFSLEEWAQLNQEHARLSHAAGLIEGASSAIDALEEGEAPIVASLERLSVRVAEMARIDGELAAAQELLNGAAIQADEALHALRAYRDRIDVDPEQLTELDARIAAVTDVARKHHVAPEELAGLHQRLATQLADLSEAADPDKLAARVAEAEAAYRDLARGLSEARTPVAAQLGEQVTAAMQTLSMGGGAFEVTLVPEPEGSAHGDERIEFRVAANPSQPLRPLAKVASGGELSRIGLAIQVITSRAAATPTMIFDEVDVGIGGRVAEIVGRMLQDLGQQRQVLCVTHLPQVAACADWQWSIAKQQVAGETLSRVMALDDNGRVDEIARMLGGVEITETTRRHAAEMLQRQPA, from the coding sequence ATGCTGCGTCGCCTGAGTATCCGTGATTTCGTCATCGTCGATTCGCTCGAACTCGATTTCGCCGCCGGCTTCGGCGCGCTGACCGGGGAGACCGGCGCGGGCAAATCCATCCTGCTCGACGCGCTCGGGCTGGTCATGGGCGATCGCGCCGAATCCGGCGTGGTACGTGCCGCTCAGAGCCGCGCCGAGATCGTCGCCGAGTTCGACGTGCCCGATGCCCCCCCGCTCAAGGCCTGGCTCGACGAGCAGATGATCGACGCCGAGGAGGGCTTGCTGCTGCGCCGCGTGGTCGATAGCGCCGGGCGGTCGCGGGCGTGGATCAACGGCACCTCCGCCACCCTGACCCAACTGCGCGAGGTCGGCGAATGGCTGGCCGACATCCATGGCCAGCATGCCCATCATGCGCTCTTGCGGGGCGACGCGCAGCGCGAACTGATCGACCGCTATGCCGGTCTCGAGACCCTGGCGCGCGACGTCGCCCGTGCCTGGCGCCACTGGCAGGACGCCCGCCAGGCGCTGGCCCAGGCGGCAGCGGATGCCGAAGGGGTGCAGCGCGAGCGCGAGCTGCTCGGCTGGCAGGTCAAGGAGCTCGACGAACTGGGCTTTTCGCTCGAGGAATGGGCGCAGCTGAATCAGGAGCATGCGCGCCTCAGTCATGCCGCCGGCCTGATCGAAGGCGCCTCGAGCGCGATCGACGCGCTCGAGGAGGGCGAGGCGCCCATCGTCGCCTCGCTTGAGCGTCTGTCGGTGCGTGTGGCCGAGATGGCGCGCATCGACGGCGAGTTGGCCGCCGCCCAGGAGTTGCTCAACGGCGCCGCGATCCAGGCCGACGAGGCGCTGCACGCGCTGCGCGCCTATCGCGATCGCATCGACGTGGATCCGGAGCAGCTCACGGAGCTCGATGCGCGCATCGCCGCCGTGACCGACGTGGCGCGCAAGCATCATGTGGCCCCCGAGGAACTGGCCGGGCTGCACCAGCGGCTGGCGACGCAGCTGGCCGATCTGAGCGAGGCGGCGGACCCGGACAAGCTGGCCGCGCGCGTGGCCGAGGCCGAAGCCGCCTACCGGGATCTGGCCCGTGGATTGAGCGAGGCGCGCACTCCCGTGGCCGCCCAGCTGGGCGAGCAGGTCACCGCCGCCATGCAGACCCTGTCCATGGGCGGCGGTGCGTTCGAGGTGACGCTGGTCCCCGAGCCGGAGGGCAGCGCCCACGGCGACGAGCGCATCGAGTTCCGGGTCGCCGCCAACCCCAGCCAGCCGCTGCGGCCGCTGGCCAAGGTGGCCTCCGGCGGCGAGCTGTCGCGGATCGGTCTGGCCATCCAGGTGATCACCAGCCGCGCGGCGGCCACACCGACGATGATCTTCGATGAGGTCGATGTGGGTATCGGTGGTCGCGTCGCCGAAATCGTCGGGCGCATGCTCCAGGACCTGGGGCAGCAGCGCCAGGTGCTGTGCGTGACCCATCTGCCGCAGGTGGCGGCCTGCGCGGATTGGCAGTGGTCCATCGCCAAGCAGCAGGTGGCGGGGGAGACGCTCAGTCGCGTCATGGCGCTCGACGACAACGGCCGGGTGGACGAGATCGCGCGCATGCTCGGTGGCGTCGAGATCACCGAGACGACGCGCCGGCACGCCGCCGAGATGCTGCAGCGTCAGCCGGCCTGA
- a CDS encoding response regulator, producing MSQTPLSALAATALGQPRGETAETALARLGLGDAPAAALLTLIRSYEDALAHANDARSRAEHRLQLSMRNSGVGLWEWDLVSGQIQVDSTWKACQGYGDSELGDDFASWRTTVDMAQIEGYEDILRAHLKGQSETFELIFRARAKDGSWRWFQARGKAYDRTPDGRWSRMLGTYLDVTQERLVEERLREARDAAEAASRAKSDFLANMSHEIRTPMNGIIGMTELALDTPLDTEQRGYLNSVKASGEALMTILNDILDFSKIEAGKLQLERIDFSPRSLISETVKTLALRAHEKDLELVYEVAADVPTVVSGDPGRIRQVLLNLVGNAIKFTQAGQVLVSVEVATPGASEVELRFSVADSGIGIAADKQAAVFEAFSQADSSTTRKFGGTGLGLAICQRLVSLMNGRMNVASEEGRGSTFSFTAQLSIVVPARHVEHPRLAGRRALVVEPNALVAGVLQRLLTGFGLHARVATTGEAMAEALERAAEAFSPFDFLLVASNMVAPGGFALAERFRSETDCLDRIVLMMTSRTQRADTQRCKQLGLNSRLVKPFSGEDVVEVLLCALTGATEDEDEDALFAFDPEMTLTQLGQAQDDSLDILLVEDNPVNQTVATKMLEKAGHRVTLAANGQEALEQVGHSNFDVVLMDVQMPVMGGIEATQAIRAREARKSWAMAGNWRAVPIIAMTAHAMAGDRQRCLEAGMDEYVSKPIKPRELFAAIGRVTSLNHMDQSEPESSLLEEMGGAADLVVMDLEQTLELLDGDRDALQQLVDLFFSDLTTHLQVLKSAATAGDAERLASTAHTIKGSAGVFNAFPALEAAQRVERAARAGDMDGARTALQGLLDALNQLATALRKRRVASV from the coding sequence GTGAGTCAGACGCCATTGTCCGCGCTGGCAGCCACGGCGCTGGGCCAGCCGCGTGGCGAGACGGCCGAAACGGCGCTGGCTCGGCTCGGGCTTGGCGACGCCCCGGCCGCCGCCTTGCTCACCCTGATCCGAAGCTATGAAGACGCGCTGGCACATGCCAACGACGCGCGCTCGCGCGCCGAACATCGTTTGCAGCTGTCGATGCGCAATTCCGGCGTCGGACTCTGGGAGTGGGATCTGGTGTCCGGCCAGATCCAGGTCGACTCAACCTGGAAGGCGTGTCAGGGCTACGGCGATTCCGAACTGGGTGACGATTTCGCTAGCTGGCGAACCACCGTCGACATGGCTCAGATCGAGGGGTATGAAGACATCCTTCGGGCCCATCTGAAGGGGCAGTCCGAGACCTTTGAACTGATTTTCCGGGCGCGCGCCAAAGACGGCAGCTGGCGCTGGTTCCAGGCCCGCGGCAAAGCCTACGATCGAACGCCGGATGGGCGCTGGAGCCGCATGCTCGGCACCTACCTGGACGTGACCCAGGAACGTCTGGTCGAGGAGCGCCTGCGTGAGGCGCGCGATGCGGCCGAGGCGGCGAGCCGGGCCAAGAGCGATTTTCTCGCCAACATGAGCCACGAGATCCGCACGCCCATGAACGGCATCATCGGCATGACCGAGCTGGCGCTCGATACGCCGCTGGACACCGAACAGCGTGGCTATCTCAACAGCGTCAAGGCGTCCGGCGAGGCGCTCATGACCATCCTCAACGACATCCTCGATTTCTCCAAGATCGAGGCAGGCAAGCTGCAGCTCGAGCGCATCGATTTCTCGCCTCGCTCCCTGATCTCGGAAACCGTCAAGACGCTGGCTTTGCGCGCCCACGAGAAGGATCTGGAGCTGGTGTATGAGGTGGCGGCGGACGTGCCGACCGTCGTCAGTGGCGATCCCGGGCGGATTCGCCAGGTGTTGCTCAATCTGGTCGGCAACGCGATCAAGTTCACCCAGGCCGGCCAGGTGCTGGTGTCGGTCGAGGTCGCCACGCCCGGGGCGTCCGAGGTCGAGCTGCGGTTTTCGGTGGCCGATTCGGGCATCGGCATTGCCGCGGACAAGCAGGCTGCGGTGTTCGAGGCGTTTTCCCAGGCCGATTCGTCCACCACGCGCAAGTTCGGTGGAACCGGGCTCGGGCTGGCGATCTGCCAGCGCCTGGTATCGCTCATGAACGGGCGCATGAACGTCGCCAGCGAAGAGGGGCGCGGCAGCACCTTCAGCTTCACCGCGCAGCTGAGTATCGTGGTGCCGGCACGGCACGTCGAACACCCGCGGCTGGCGGGGCGTCGCGCCCTCGTGGTGGAGCCCAATGCGCTGGTGGCCGGCGTTCTGCAACGCCTGCTGACCGGCTTCGGGCTGCACGCCCGGGTGGCCACGACGGGTGAGGCCATGGCGGAGGCGCTGGAACGGGCAGCCGAGGCATTCTCGCCTTTCGATTTCCTCCTGGTGGCGTCGAACATGGTCGCGCCGGGCGGCTTTGCCCTGGCCGAGCGGTTTCGCAGCGAGACCGACTGTCTCGATCGCATCGTCCTGATGATGACCTCGCGCACGCAACGGGCGGATACCCAGCGCTGCAAGCAGCTCGGGTTGAACTCCCGGCTGGTGAAACCGTTTTCGGGCGAGGATGTGGTTGAGGTCCTGCTCTGCGCGCTGACGGGCGCGACAGAAGACGAAGACGAGGACGCGCTGTTCGCTTTCGATCCGGAGATGACGCTCACCCAGCTGGGGCAGGCGCAGGACGATTCGCTCGACATCCTTCTGGTCGAGGACAACCCGGTGAACCAGACGGTGGCGACGAAGATGCTCGAGAAGGCCGGCCATCGGGTCACGCTGGCCGCCAACGGACAGGAGGCGCTCGAGCAGGTCGGGCATTCGAACTTCGACGTGGTGCTGATGGACGTGCAGATGCCGGTGATGGGGGGCATCGAGGCCACTCAGGCGATCCGCGCCCGCGAGGCGCGCAAGAGCTGGGCGATGGCCGGCAACTGGCGCGCGGTGCCGATCATTGCGATGACCGCGCATGCCATGGCCGGGGATCGTCAGCGTTGCCTCGAGGCGGGTATGGATGAATACGTTTCCAAGCCGATCAAACCGCGAGAACTGTTTGCCGCCATCGGGCGTGTCACCAGCCTGAATCACATGGATCAGTCCGAACCCGAATCGAGCCTGCTCGAGGAGATGGGAGGGGCGGCCGATCTGGTCGTCATGGATCTGGAGCAGACGCTGGAACTGCTCGATGGCGACCGGGATGCCCTGCAGCAGCTCGTCGATTTATTCTTCTCTGACCTGACCACCCATCTTCAGGTGCTCAAATCGGCGGCGACTGCGGGCGATGCCGAGCGTCTGGCGTCGACGGCGCACACGATCAAGGGGTCCGCCGGGGTGTTCAACGCATTCCCCGCGCTGGAAGCGGCGCAGCGCGTCGAGCGTGCGGCGCGCGCTGGCGATATGGACGGCGCGCGGACGGCGCTCCAGGGCCTTCTCGACGCCCTGAACCAGTTGGCAACGGCCTTGCGCAAGCGTCGCGTCGCGTCGGTGTGA
- a CDS encoding NAD kinase: MRMSIETVALIGKYQSPEVAETLVEVARLLQERDLKVRIEQGTASSTGLASAHAVSSYEEIGAQADLAVVVGGDGTMLNAARRLAGFDVPLVGINQGRLGFLTDVARQDARAALDAILAGKAEEESRFMLEVEVLRGGQRVFHTNALNDVVVNKGDLGRMIEFDVCIDDEFVYTQRSDGMIVSTPTGSTAYALSANGPILHPSVVGIALVPLCPHTLTARPVTLPDSCTIDIVLLAPHDASVHFDGQERFDARAGDRIRVARSANCIRLLHPPGYSYFAMLREKLHWSASPRHP, translated from the coding sequence ATGCGCATGTCCATCGAAACCGTCGCCCTGATTGGCAAATACCAGAGCCCCGAGGTTGCCGAAACCCTCGTGGAGGTGGCCCGCCTGCTGCAGGAGCGCGACCTGAAGGTTCGAATCGAACAGGGCACGGCGAGTTCCACCGGGCTCGCCTCTGCCCATGCGGTGAGCTCCTACGAAGAGATCGGCGCCCAGGCGGACCTGGCGGTCGTGGTCGGTGGCGACGGCACCATGCTCAACGCGGCGCGCCGGCTGGCCGGCTTCGATGTGCCGCTGGTGGGCATCAACCAGGGGCGGCTCGGCTTTCTGACCGACGTGGCGCGCCAGGATGCCCGTGCCGCGCTCGACGCGATCCTGGCCGGCAAGGCGGAGGAAGAGTCCCGCTTCATGCTCGAGGTCGAGGTGTTGCGTGGCGGGCAGCGGGTCTTTCACACCAATGCGCTCAACGACGTGGTGGTCAACAAGGGCGACCTGGGCCGCATGATCGAATTCGATGTGTGCATCGATGACGAATTCGTCTATACCCAGCGCTCCGACGGCATGATCGTGTCGACGCCGACCGGTTCCACCGCCTACGCGCTGTCGGCCAACGGTCCCATCCTGCATCCGAGCGTCGTCGGAATCGCCCTCGTGCCCCTGTGCCCGCATACCCTGACCGCGCGGCCGGTGACCCTGCCCGACAGCTGCACCATCGACATCGTGCTGCTCGCACCGCATGATGCCAGCGTGCACTTCGACGGCCAGGAACGTTTCGATGCGCGCGCCGGCGACCGCATCCGGGTGGCCCGCTCGGCAAACTGCATCCGTCTGCTGCATCCGCCCGGCTACAGCTACTTCGCCATGCTGCGCGAAAAGCTCCACTGGAGCGCCTCGCCGCGTCATCCCTGA
- the dapB gene encoding 4-hydroxy-tetrahydrodipicolinate reductase translates to MSEDKLKIAVAGGGGRMGRMLIEACLDAPDVELAAVFDRAGSPFVGRDAGELIGQPAGVTITDDIAAAVQAADCVIDFTLPEGTLTHLAEVERQGKAMVIGTTGFSAEQKARIAQAAESVPVVFAPNMAVGVNAVFKLLEVAARILDEGYDIEVIEAHHRLKVDAPSGTALRMGEIVARELGRDLETCAIYGREGVTGVRDEQTIGFSTIRGGDVVGDHTVLFAGIGERIEITHKSGSRVSYARGALRGARFLRGRRNGLFDMQDVLGLR, encoded by the coding sequence GTGAGTGAAGACAAATTGAAGATTGCCGTCGCCGGTGGCGGCGGACGCATGGGGCGGATGTTGATCGAAGCCTGCCTCGACGCACCCGACGTGGAACTCGCGGCGGTGTTCGACCGGGCGGGAAGTCCGTTCGTCGGCCGCGATGCCGGTGAGCTGATCGGTCAGCCGGCCGGGGTCACGATCACCGATGACATCGCCGCTGCGGTGCAGGCGGCCGATTGCGTCATCGACTTTACCCTGCCCGAGGGGACCCTGACCCATCTGGCCGAGGTGGAACGCCAGGGCAAGGCGATGGTGATCGGCACGACCGGGTTTTCGGCCGAGCAGAAGGCCCGGATCGCCCAGGCTGCCGAGTCGGTCCCGGTGGTGTTCGCGCCCAACATGGCGGTGGGCGTCAACGCGGTGTTCAAGCTGCTCGAGGTGGCCGCGCGCATCCTCGACGAAGGCTACGATATCGAAGTCATCGAGGCCCATCACCGTCTCAAGGTGGATGCGCCGTCGGGCACCGCCCTGCGCATGGGCGAGATCGTTGCCCGTGAACTGGGGCGCGATCTGGAAACCTGTGCCATCTATGGTCGCGAGGGCGTGACCGGCGTGCGCGACGAGCAGACCATCGGATTCTCGACCATCCGCGGCGGCGATGTGGTGGGGGATCACACGGTGCTGTTCGCGGGTATCGGCGAGCGCATCGAGATTACCCACAAGTCGGGAAGCCGTGTCTCCTATGCCCGTGGTGCGTTGCGCGGTGCGCGCTTCCTGCGCGGCCGCCGCAATGGCCTGTTCGACATGCAGGACGTGCTCGGACTGCGCTGA
- the fur gene encoding ferric iron uptake transcriptional regulator, which yields MPNNSQSLKSIGLKATFPRLKILELFQHTEQRHLTAEDVYRLLMDESMDIGLATVYRVLTQFEQAGLLERHFFESGKAVFELNEGGHHDHLVCVECGAVEEFYDPEIEKRQNLVAQERGFVVKEHALYLYVECKREQCPNRESAKK from the coding sequence ATGCCCAACAATTCCCAGAGCCTGAAAAGCATCGGCCTGAAGGCAACCTTTCCCCGACTCAAGATTCTGGAGCTGTTCCAGCACACGGAGCAGCGCCACCTGACGGCCGAGGATGTCTATCGCCTGCTCATGGACGAGAGCATGGATATCGGGCTGGCCACGGTCTATCGCGTCCTGACCCAGTTCGAGCAGGCGGGCCTGCTCGAACGCCATTTCTTCGAGTCGGGCAAGGCGGTCTTCGAACTCAACGAGGGCGGTCATCACGACCACCTGGTGTGCGTCGAATGCGGTGCGGTCGAGGAATTCTACGACCCGGAAATCGAGAAACGGCAGAACCTGGTCGCCCAGGAGCGTGGTTTCGTGGTCAAGGAGCACGCCCTGTATCTGTACGTCGAGTGCAAGCGCGAGCAATGCCCGAACCGGGAAAGCGCCAAGAAATAA
- the hrcA gene encoding heat-inducible transcriptional repressor HrcA, translating into MAHDAEHTPLDERSRVLLRTLIERYIAEGQPVGSRALSKHSGLDLSPATVRNVMSDLEEMGFIASPHTSAGRIPTPRGYRLFVDRLLRVRPLHANLLHELEGHLQPDQPQRLIGAASNLLSQLTHFAGVVVAPRKDAIRIRQIEFVPLSDERVLLIIVTTSGDVQNRILATKKKYSSSELVTAANYLNAHYTGLDFEAIRLRIQAELKQLHSDMSELMTAAVDAGTEAVQDSASQYVLSGETNLLDVEELSSNMVRLRELFKLFDQKTSLLQLLDLSNRADGVQIFIGGESGLAPLDECSVVTAPYEVDGMVVGSVGVIGPTRMAYERVIPIVDITARLLSGALSSRA; encoded by the coding sequence ATGGCACACGACGCTGAACACACTCCCCTGGACGAACGCTCGCGCGTCCTGCTGCGTACGCTCATCGAGCGCTACATCGCGGAAGGACAGCCGGTGGGTTCGCGCGCCCTGTCGAAACACTCGGGCCTCGACCTGTCGCCGGCCACGGTACGCAACGTGATGTCCGATCTGGAGGAGATGGGCTTCATCGCCAGCCCGCACACCTCGGCCGGGCGCATTCCGACACCGCGCGGCTACCGGCTGTTCGTCGACCGGCTGCTGCGCGTGCGGCCGCTGCACGCCAATCTGCTGCACGAGCTCGAGGGCCATCTGCAGCCCGATCAGCCGCAGCGGCTCATTGGCGCCGCCTCCAACCTGCTCTCGCAGCTGACCCACTTCGCCGGGGTGGTCGTCGCCCCGCGCAAGGACGCCATCCGCATCCGCCAGATCGAATTCGTCCCCCTGTCGGACGAGCGCGTCCTGCTGATCATCGTCACCACCAGCGGCGACGTGCAGAACCGGATCCTCGCCACCAAGAAGAAGTACTCCTCGTCGGAGCTGGTCACGGCGGCCAACTACCTGAACGCGCACTACACCGGGCTCGATTTCGAGGCGATCCGCCTGCGTATCCAGGCCGAGCTCAAGCAGTTGCACAGCGACATGTCCGAACTCATGACCGCCGCCGTCGATGCCGGCACCGAAGCGGTCCAGGATTCCGCCTCCCAGTACGTGCTCTCGGGCGAGACCAACCTGCTCGACGTGGAGGAACTGTCCTCCAACATGGTGCGGCTGCGCGAGCTGTTCAAACTCTTCGATCAGAAGACCAGCCTGCTGCAGTTGCTCGACCTGTCGAACCGCGCCGACGGCGTGCAGATCTTCATCGGCGGCGAATCCGGCCTGGCCCCGCTGGACGAATGCAGCGTGGTCACTGCCCCCTACGAAGTGGACGGCATGGTGGTCGGCTCGGTGGGCGTGATCGGCCCCACGCGAATGGCCTACGAGCGCGTGATTCCCATCGTGGACATCACCGCCCGGCTGCTCTCCGGCGCGCTGTCGTCCCGCGCCTGA
- the carA gene encoding glutamine-hydrolyzing carbamoyl-phosphate synthase small subunit: protein MTQFPAAILVLADGTVFRGKGIGAVGQTVGEVVFNTAMSGYQEILTDPSYSRQIVTLTYPHIGNTGVNDEDVEAGRVHAAGLVIRDLPLLTSNWRSTRTLDAYLRDENIVAIADIDTRKLTRVLREKGAQAGCVVTAGADGVLDVDAALAAAKGFPGLAGMDLAKEVTAPESYAWSETEWSLESGYGAQEAPKYHVVAYDYGVKRNILRMLASRGCKLTVVPAQTSAAEVLGMNPDGVFLSNGPGDPEPCDYAISAIREILATGTPTFGICLGHQLLALASGARTMKMKFGHHGANHPVKDLDSGQVLITSQNHGFAVDVDTMPDNLRTTHVSLFDGSQQGIARTDVPAFSFQGHPEASPGPHDVAYLFDRFIKLMEERA from the coding sequence GTGACTCAATTCCCGGCCGCCATTCTCGTTCTCGCCGACGGGACGGTATTTCGCGGTAAAGGCATTGGCGCCGTTGGCCAGACGGTAGGCGAGGTGGTGTTCAACACCGCCATGTCCGGCTATCAGGAGATCCTCACCGATCCGAGCTATTCACGCCAGATCGTGACCCTGACCTATCCGCACATCGGCAACACCGGCGTCAACGACGAAGACGTGGAGGCAGGACGGGTGCACGCGGCAGGCCTGGTGATCCGTGATCTGCCGCTGCTGACCTCCAACTGGCGTTCGACGCGCACGCTCGACGCCTATCTGCGCGACGAGAACATCGTCGCCATCGCCGACATCGACACCCGCAAACTCACCCGGGTGCTGCGCGAGAAGGGGGCTCAGGCGGGCTGTGTCGTCACCGCAGGGGCCGACGGCGTGCTCGACGTGGACGCCGCGCTGGCGGCGGCCAAGGGATTTCCGGGGCTGGCCGGCATGGATCTGGCGAAGGAAGTGACCGCGCCGGAATCCTACGCGTGGTCCGAGACCGAGTGGTCGCTCGAATCCGGCTACGGCGCTCAGGAAGCACCGAAATATCATGTGGTCGCCTACGACTACGGCGTCAAGCGCAACATCCTGCGCATGCTCGCGAGTCGTGGCTGCAAGCTCACCGTGGTGCCGGCGCAGACGTCCGCTGCCGAGGTGCTCGGCATGAATCCGGACGGCGTGTTCCTTTCCAACGGTCCGGGGGACCCCGAACCCTGCGATTACGCGATCAGCGCGATCCGGGAGATTCTTGCCACCGGCACGCCGACCTTCGGCATCTGCCTCGGCCACCAGCTGCTCGCGCTGGCCTCCGGTGCCCGGACCATGAAGATGAAGTTCGGCCATCATGGCGCCAATCATCCGGTCAAGGATCTGGACAGCGGTCAGGTGCTCATCACCAGTCAGAACCACGGCTTCGCGGTCGATGTCGACACCATGCCGGACAACCTGCGCACCACGCACGTGTCCCTGTTCGACGGCAGCCAGCAGGGTATTGCGCGCACCGATGTGCCCGCGTTCAGCTTCCAGGGACATCCGGAAGCCAGCCCCGGCCCGCATGACGTGGCCTATCTGTTCGATCGATTCATCAAGTTGATGGAAGAGCGGGCGTGA
- the hemH gene encoding ferrochelatase, translating to MARLRPEPPHTHGQTPRTGVLVVNLGSPEAPTAAALRPYLKQFLSDPRVVEIPRLLWWPILNLIILNTRPAKSAEKYASIWTDAGSPLRVHTERQTKILAGYLGEAGHRDWVVRWAMRYGDPAIRATLEEMRALGCDRILVMPMYPQYAGSTTGSVMDEVARGLLEWRNLPELRFVRSYHDHPGYIAALADAVHRHWQHNGQAERLILSFHGVPRFTLDKGDPYHCECHKTARLLAEALGEDGKRIQVTFQSRFGKAEWLQPYTQPTLEALARDGVKSVDVMCPGFAADCLETLEEIAMECKTAFIAHGGRQFNYIPCLNEDDAWMRCLRDIVLEHAGHWCRDDPRRGASDRGTGAQHARTMGALQ from the coding sequence ATGGCCCGCCTCCGGCCCGAGCCCCCGCACACCCACGGCCAGACGCCGCGCACCGGCGTGCTCGTGGTCAACCTCGGCTCCCCCGAAGCGCCGACGGCCGCCGCCCTGCGCCCGTACCTGAAGCAGTTCCTCTCGGACCCGCGCGTGGTTGAGATCCCACGCCTGCTGTGGTGGCCGATCCTGAACCTGATCATCCTCAACACACGTCCGGCCAAATCGGCGGAAAAGTACGCCAGCATCTGGACCGACGCGGGCTCGCCCCTGCGCGTGCACACCGAACGTCAGACCAAGATCCTGGCCGGCTACCTGGGCGAGGCCGGCCATCGCGACTGGGTGGTGCGCTGGGCCATGCGCTATGGCGACCCGGCGATTCGCGCCACGCTCGAGGAGATGCGCGCCCTGGGCTGCGACCGGATACTCGTCATGCCCATGTATCCGCAGTACGCCGGCAGCACCACCGGCAGCGTCATGGACGAGGTCGCCCGGGGCCTGCTCGAGTGGCGCAATCTGCCCGAGCTGCGCTTCGTGCGCAGCTACCACGATCATCCCGGCTACATCGCCGCGCTGGCGGATGCGGTGCATCGCCACTGGCAGCACAATGGCCAAGCCGAACGCCTCATCCTGAGTTTCCATGGGGTGCCGCGCTTCACCCTCGACAAGGGTGACCCCTATCACTGTGAATGCCACAAGACCGCGCGCCTGCTCGCCGAGGCGCTCGGGGAGGACGGCAAACGCATCCAGGTGACCTTCCAGTCCCGCTTCGGCAAGGCCGAATGGCTCCAGCCGTACACCCAGCCGACCCTCGAGGCGCTGGCGCGAGACGGGGTCAAATCGGTGGATGTGATGTGCCCGGGATTCGCCGCCGACTGCCTGGAGACGCTCGAGGAGATCGCCATGGAATGCAAGACGGCCTTCATCGCCCATGGCGGACGCCAGTTCAACTACATTCCGTGTCTGAACGAGGATGATGCGTGGATGCGCTGCCTGCGCGACATCGTCCTCGAACACGCCGGCCACTGGTGCCGGGACGATCCGCGACGTGGCGCAAGCGACCGCGGCACTGGCGCACAACATGCCCGCACGATGGGCGCCCTCCAATGA